A single region of the Streptomyces sp. NBC_00425 genome encodes:
- a CDS encoding PadR family transcriptional regulator, translated as MEPGDSTKQARAAAQLRKGVLEYCVLALMRDRPRYGVELLHALEDSGALATSQGTVYPLLSRLRRDDLVTTTWQESASGPPRRYYALTDSGRSALDEFTRVWPGFRNAVDAFLATPHPSPGDPA; from the coding sequence ATGGAACCAGGTGATTCGACCAAGCAAGCTCGGGCAGCCGCCCAGCTGCGCAAGGGCGTGCTGGAGTACTGCGTACTCGCCCTGATGCGGGATCGCCCCCGCTACGGCGTGGAACTCCTGCACGCCCTGGAGGACTCCGGTGCCCTGGCCACCAGCCAGGGCACCGTCTACCCGCTGCTCTCCCGGCTCCGCCGCGACGACCTGGTCACCACCACCTGGCAGGAATCCGCCTCGGGGCCGCCTCGCCGCTACTACGCGCTCACCGACAGCGGCCGGTCCGCACTCGACGAGTTCACCCGCGTCTGGCCCGGCTTCCGCAACGCCGTCGATGCCTTCCTGGCCACCCCGCACCCCTCCCCTGGAGACCCCGCATGA
- a CDS encoding fibronectin type III domain-containing protein — protein MRISLGMARRTAGAAVLSLATALTGLAFPATAQAAVTCSAGVWKAQYYANTTLTGTPKAIACDASIAEDYGLGDPAGVTLPRDNFGVRWSTTRNFGSGGPFDLSVAVQDGARVYLDGYRKIDLWRNVNRTQRKTLRLTVPRGVHTLRVDFVAFTGTANIAFAYEPVIGAAYDRVAPMAPVGLKAVYAAATLKTTLAWSRNHELDVAGYRLYRRTGSTGAWSLRNSTPITGTTFTDTPPPTGATYEYALRALDRSGNPSPLSSLTRVVSSDKTAPAAPTGLTATHDESGARLSWSAVSGASSYDVQRSIAPEGPFSSVSTPTQSTVLTDSNAAVGTTYYYRVRALDTAGNASPYSAPIQLDGTDLKPLPPTAVSANGWVDRNTVGWRYDGDASHRFHVYAAESAAGPWTRLTETPVTGPGYDDFTAPIGQVRHYQVRTVTTRGTESNPSATASTTRTGDVTPPRMPYGLDAWNGTDGVHVVWTANTDDTDHYLVMRKPMFGAWEQIAAVRDVKYLDVGAQVDKQFGYTVRAVDEVGNVSPMPEPGYGTVYGKRLPVYEKPAAPASLTATAQNGNVTMEWTASTSTDVAGYYVYRTTSSDPASAYSVSPLITGTTFTNENVPAGTTWHYVVRAVSTHSLWSDFSPMAEVTVPCPVMTAPATPRITGGGRGADFVRLNWEVGACDQGVTVSYNVYRSMSGSDVFAPEHRIASGVTELTYADPRLAPAYYYYVVTAVAADGTESTPQGKPFEISTQAP, from the coding sequence ATGCGCATATCCCTCGGCATGGCTCGCCGTACCGCCGGGGCGGCCGTGCTCTCCCTGGCCACCGCCCTGACCGGACTCGCCTTCCCCGCTACCGCGCAGGCGGCTGTGACCTGCTCGGCCGGTGTGTGGAAGGCCCAGTACTACGCCAACACCACTCTCACCGGAACCCCGAAGGCCATCGCCTGCGATGCCTCCATCGCCGAGGACTACGGCCTCGGCGACCCCGCCGGAGTCACCCTGCCGCGGGACAACTTCGGCGTCCGGTGGAGCACCACCCGCAATTTCGGCTCCGGCGGCCCCTTCGATCTCAGCGTCGCCGTCCAGGACGGCGCCCGCGTCTACCTCGACGGCTACCGCAAGATCGATCTGTGGCGAAACGTCAACCGGACCCAGAGGAAGACCCTCCGCCTCACCGTCCCGCGCGGCGTCCACACCCTGCGCGTGGACTTCGTCGCCTTCACCGGCACAGCCAACATCGCCTTCGCCTACGAGCCTGTCATCGGCGCCGCCTACGACAGGGTCGCCCCCATGGCCCCGGTCGGCCTGAAGGCCGTCTACGCGGCAGCCACCCTGAAGACGACCCTGGCCTGGTCCCGCAACCACGAGCTGGACGTGGCCGGCTACCGCCTCTACCGCCGCACCGGCAGCACCGGTGCCTGGAGCCTGCGCAACAGCACCCCGATCACCGGCACCACCTTCACCGACACACCCCCGCCCACGGGCGCCACCTACGAGTACGCCCTCCGCGCCCTCGACCGCTCCGGCAACCCCTCCCCGCTGTCCTCGCTGACGCGTGTTGTCAGCTCCGACAAGACGGCCCCAGCCGCCCCCACCGGGCTCACGGCCACGCACGACGAGTCCGGCGCCCGGCTCTCCTGGTCTGCGGTGAGTGGGGCGAGCTCCTACGACGTGCAGCGGTCCATCGCGCCCGAGGGGCCGTTCTCCTCCGTCTCCACCCCGACTCAGAGCACCGTCCTGACCGACTCCAACGCCGCCGTGGGCACGACCTATTACTACCGCGTGCGAGCCCTGGACACCGCGGGCAACGCTTCCCCGTACTCCGCGCCCATCCAGCTCGACGGGACCGACCTCAAGCCCTTGCCGCCGACCGCCGTCTCAGCCAACGGCTGGGTCGACCGCAACACCGTCGGCTGGCGGTACGACGGTGACGCGTCCCACCGGTTCCACGTCTACGCCGCCGAGTCGGCAGCCGGCCCGTGGACCCGGCTGACCGAAACGCCGGTCACAGGCCCGGGCTACGACGACTTCACGGCGCCCATCGGCCAGGTGCGCCACTACCAGGTCAGGACGGTCACGACGCGCGGCACGGAGTCGAACCCCTCGGCGACGGCCTCGACCACCCGCACCGGCGACGTCACCCCGCCGCGCATGCCGTATGGCCTGGACGCATGGAACGGCACTGATGGCGTGCACGTCGTCTGGACGGCCAACACCGACGACACGGATCACTACCTCGTCATGCGTAAGCCGATGTTCGGCGCGTGGGAGCAGATCGCCGCGGTGCGGGACGTCAAGTACCTGGACGTCGGCGCCCAGGTCGACAAGCAGTTCGGCTACACCGTCCGCGCCGTCGACGAGGTCGGCAACGTCTCGCCCATGCCCGAGCCCGGCTACGGCACCGTCTACGGCAAGCGCCTGCCGGTCTACGAGAAGCCGGCTGCGCCCGCCTCGTTGACCGCGACGGCCCAGAACGGCAACGTCACGATGGAGTGGACCGCCAGCACGTCGACCGATGTGGCCGGTTATTACGTGTACCGCACGACCTCTTCAGACCCTGCGTCGGCCTACTCGGTCTCCCCGCTCATCACCGGCACGACGTTCACGAACGAGAACGTGCCCGCCGGCACGACGTGGCACTACGTGGTGCGCGCCGTCAGCACGCACAGCTTGTGGTCCGACTTCTCCCCGATGGCCGAGGTCACCGTGCCCTGCCCGGTCATGACCGCACCGGCCACTCCCCGGATCACCGGCGGCGGCAGGGGCGCGGACTTCGTACGGCTCAACTGGGAGGTCGGAGCGTGCGATCAGGGTGTCACCGTCTCGTACAACGTCTACCGGTCCATGTCCGGCTCTGACGTCTTCGCCCCTGAGCACCGCATCGCCTCGGGCGTGACGGAACTGACGTACGCGGACCCCCGCCTGGCTCCGGCGTACTACTACTACGTCGTCACCGCCGTGGCCGCCGACGGCACCGAATCGACCCCGCAGGGCAAGCCCTTCGAGATCTCGACGCAAGCGCCCTGA
- a CDS encoding transposase produces the protein MIDATAFEYRTGSPWTDLPVRFGSWKGAHNGLRMCSFDGIWEKSSAPLPGRR, from the coding sequence GTGATCGACGCGACAGCGTTCGAGTACCGCACCGGCAGTCCTTGGACGGACCTGCCCGTGCGGTTCGGGTCGTGGAAGGGAGCCCACAACGGGCTGCGGATGTGCTCGTTCGACGGCATCTGGGAGAAGAGCAGTGCTCCACTTCCAGGCCGCCGCTGA
- a CDS encoding flavin reductase family protein, with protein sequence MHVVPGLKVLYFGTPVVLISSLNEDGTANLAPMSSAWWLDQSCMLGLGNNAQTTANLLREGECVLNLPSSAMVDAVDRISLTTGKPAMPDYKEKQGYRYEPDKFSTAQLTEQASDLVRAPRVAECPVQLECRLLAAHPFGGPEPHATAFEVEVLRAHVEENLVIPGTHYVDPLGWDPLIMKFCEFFGGGRNVHPSRLAEGWNMPHQLRSATA encoded by the coding sequence ATGCATGTCGTCCCCGGACTCAAGGTCCTGTACTTCGGAACGCCCGTGGTGCTGATCAGCTCACTCAACGAGGACGGCACAGCGAACCTCGCGCCGATGTCCTCAGCGTGGTGGCTGGACCAGTCCTGCATGCTCGGTCTCGGCAACAACGCCCAGACCACCGCGAACCTGCTGCGGGAAGGCGAATGCGTGCTCAATCTGCCCTCGTCGGCGATGGTCGATGCCGTCGACCGGATCTCGCTCACCACCGGAAAGCCCGCCATGCCCGACTACAAGGAGAAGCAGGGCTACCGATACGAGCCGGACAAGTTCTCGACCGCGCAGCTGACGGAGCAGGCATCGGACCTGGTCCGGGCCCCCAGGGTTGCGGAATGCCCGGTCCAGCTGGAGTGCAGGCTCCTCGCGGCCCATCCTTTCGGCGGTCCCGAACCGCATGCCACCGCCTTCGAGGTCGAGGTCCTTCGCGCCCATGTCGAGGAAAACCTGGTCATCCCGGGGACGCACTACGTGGACCCGCTCGGCTGGGACCCGCTGATCATGAAGTTCTGCGAGTTCTTCGGCGGGGGACGCAACGTTCACCCGTCGAGACTCGCTGAGGGCTGGAACATGCCGCACCAGCTCCGGTCGGCGACCGCCTGA